TCTCGGCGTCCAGCTGCTTAATCGCACCACGCGCAAGCTCAACCTCACCGAAGTGGGACGGGATTTTTACGAGCACAGTTCGCATATCCTGGCGCAACTCGAAGAGGCCGAACGCTCCGCAGCCACCTTGCAGAAGAGCGCGCGCGGATTGTTGCGGGTGAACACGTCCGAGGGCCTCGCCCGGGTGCTGGCGCCGCTGATCGCCGAATTCAGCGCGGCCTATCCGGATGTGTCTTTCGATCATCCGGCGAGCCGGCATCTCTCCGTGAAGGTACGGGCCTTCCTCGATTTTCTGGCGAGGCGGCTAATCAGCAATCCAACCCTGGGCAGCTGGGTGCCAACTAATCTCATTGCGCTCGATCGGCGGCCTTCGGGCGAGCTTCGTGTTTCAGGATGATTGATGCGTGGTGGCCGACAAACATCCGCGACTCCAGCAAAGAAATCGTCAGCGCGAAGCTTGGCAAGCTCCCGGATTAGAAAGTACAGCCATGTGGGATGAGAGTCGCCGACTAGCCAAGTCGCGGATTCGCTCTTCCGCCGGAGCTCAGTTCGAATTAACCAAACATTTCTGTGATCGCACGATTCGTCCGCCGGGTCTGGACACTTGGGAAAGTCAGAACTACTGGATCGCAATTGCGGTCCGAGCCAACCTTCCCCCAATTCGGCAA
The sequence above is drawn from the Pirellulales bacterium genome and encodes:
- a CDS encoding LysR family transcriptional regulator, with protein sequence MDRLASMHAFVQVVDSGSFAAAAKRLSASPASVTHHVQSLEDHLGVQLLNRTTRKLNLTEVGRDFYEHSSHILAQLEEAERSAATLQKSARGLLRVNTSEGLARVLAPLIAEFSAAYPDVSFDHPASRHLSVKVRAFLDFLARRLISNPTLGSWVPTNLIALDRRPSGELRVSG